A region of Sesamum indicum cultivar Zhongzhi No. 13 linkage group LG7, S_indicum_v1.0, whole genome shotgun sequence DNA encodes the following proteins:
- the LOC105166589 gene encoding amidase 1, translating into MARSLSVSDYGAFMEKFTLQADPSSQKLPLGGLTFAVKDIFDVEGKVTGFGNPDWARTHSVATSTAPAVLSVLKAGAVCVGKTVMDEMAYSINGENIHYGTPTNPCAADRVPGGSSSGSAVAVGAMLADFSLGTDTGGSVRVPASYCGILGFRPSHGVVSTSGVIPMAQSFDTVGWFARDPFILKQVGKVLLQLQDDNPTTLSQLIIAEDCFNLLNIPSHRLTDVLISSVEKLYGSQQIQYTSLGNFIEAKVPSLMHFMDDNTKKQADNIPSLAALSSAMRLLQRYEFKNNHGEWVRSVNPHLGPGISERVWDALRTTDESIDVCCLLKSELRAALGDLLGDFGILAIPTVPGPPPKLQTEPTTLETFRAKAFSLLSVAGVSGFCQVSVPLGMHDDLPIAVSLVAKHGCDGFLLSFVETLYEVLKKQSEHS; encoded by the exons atggcGAGGAGCTTATCAGTGTCGGATTATGGAGCTTTCATGGAGAAATTCACACTACAGGCGGACCCTTCGTCCCAAAAACTTCCCTTGGGTGGCCTTACCTTTGCTGTTAAAGACAT ATTTGATGTCGAGGGGAAGGTGACCGGTTTTGGGAATCCCGACTGGGCGAGGACACATTCTGTAGCCACATCGACTGCACCGGCCGTTCTGTCGGTGTTGAAGGCAGGTGCAGTTTGTGTTGGTAAAACAGTAATGGACGAAATGGCTTACAG CATAAATGgagaaaatatacattatggGACTCCAACTAATCCATGTGCAGCAGATCGAGTGCCTGGTGGATCATCTAGTGGATCCGCTGTAGCAGTTGGTGCAATGCTTGCTGATTTCTCCTTAG GTACCGATACTGGAGGAAGTGTTAGGGTCCCTGCATCCTATTGTGGAATTCTGGGTTTTCGTCCATCTCATGGAGTTGTTTCAACATCTGGAGTGATTCCAATGGCACAGAGTTTCGATACAGTTG GATGGTTTGCTAGAGATCCATTCATCTTGAAGCAAGTTGGAAAGGTTTTATTGCAATTGCAAGATGATAATCCCACAACACTCAGTCAACTTATCATTGCGGAAGATTGTTTCAATCTTCTAAACATCCCGTCCCACCGACTAACTGATGTTCTCATTAGCTCAGTAGAGAAGCTATATGGAA GTCAGCAAATACAATATACCAGTCTTGGGAACTTTATTGAGGCCAAAGTTCCAAGCCTGATGCATTTTATGGATGACAATACTAAAAAGCAAGCGGATAATATACCATCACTAGCAGCTCTTTCAAGTGCCATGCGATTACTCCAAAG GTATGAGTTCAAGAACAATCATGGTGAATGGGTTCGCTCAGTTAATCCTCATTTAGGCCCTGGAATATCGGAAAGAGTATGGGACGCCCTCCGGACAACAGATGAAAGTATAGATGTATGCTGTTTGTTGAAGAGTGAACTGCGTGCAGCTCTTGGTGATTTGTTGGGG GATTTTGGCATCCTTGCAATACCTACAGTTCCAGGGCCTCCACCAAAGTTACAAACAGAACCAACAACACTGGAAACATTTCGTGCCAAGGCCTTTAGCTTATTATCTGTAGCTGGTGTATCTGGATTTTGCCAG GTGAGTGTACCATTGGGCATGCATGATGATCTCCCCATTGCAGTTTCTTTGGTTGCAAAACATGGTTGTGATGGATTCTTGCTCAGTTTTGTGGAGACTCTTTACGAAGTTCTCAAGAAGCAGTCTGAGCattcttga
- the LOC105166590 gene encoding SKP1-like protein 12 has protein sequence MAESKMLPRITRVEITEEEWRAKRAAEAEPEPEKEPIPLILMSSDGQEFSIMSDAARFSETINNMVEDGCVTSAIPLPVVDGKTLAKVVAYLNKLLPVANNTAEKRKMNEEFLSGEEMSALFEIILAANYLNIKDLLSAVAQKIADMMKNKSVKWVRKTYGIENDFTEEEEKAIQDEYPWAYEDVDPDSE, from the coding sequence ATGGCGGAGTCGAAGATGCTGCCAAGAATCACACGTGTTGAGATCACAGAAGAAGAATGGAGGGCGAAGAGAGCGGCGGAGGCGGAGCCGGAACCGGAGAAGGAGCCCATTCCACTAATCTTGATGAGCTCCGACGGCCAGGAGTTCTCGATCATGTCCGACGCCGCGAGATTTTCGGAGACGATTAACAACATGGTGGAGGACGGGTGCGTGACGAGCGCCATCCCGCTCCCCGTCGTCGACGGAAAAACCCTAGCCAAGGTCGTTGCCTATCTGAACAAGCTACTCCCCGTCGCGAATAACACAGCCGAGAAGAGGAAGATGAACGAGGAATTCCTGTCCGGCGAGGAGATGAGCGCGCTCTTCGAGATCATTCTGGCCGCCAATTACCTCAACATCAAGGACCTGCTGTCCGCGGTGGCGCAGAAGATCGCGGACATGATGAAGAACAAAAGCGTGAAATGGGTGAGAAAGACATATGGGATCGAGAACGATTTTACGGAAGAGGAGGAGAAGGCGATTCAGGATGAGTACCCCTGGGCTTACGAAGATGTCGATCCCGACAGTGAGTAA